Proteins encoded together in one Triticum dicoccoides isolate Atlit2015 ecotype Zavitan chromosome 7B, WEW_v2.0, whole genome shotgun sequence window:
- the LOC119339330 gene encoding ABC transporter G family member 41-like: MDRVGVRQPTVEVRWRGVCVDAECQLVRGKPLPTLLNSAVSGLSPLTTMLGFKFNRGQERIHILKDVTGILKPSRMTLLLGPPGCGKTTLLLALAGKLNKNLKVSGEIEYNGVKLQDFVPEKTAAYIGQYDLHVPEMTVRETLDFSARFQGVGSRAEIMKEVIRREKEAGITPDPNIDTYMKAISVEGLERSMQTDYIMKIMGLDTCSDVLVGDAMRRGISGGEKKRLQAGEMIVGPSKVLFMDEISTGLDSSTTFQVVSCLQQLVHISEFTILVSLLQPAPETYELFDDIILMAEGQIIYHGPKSCIMSFFESCGFKCPERKGCADFLQEVLSKKDQQQYWSRTEERYNFVTVDQFCDKFKASQTGQDLAEELSKPYDESKGHKNALSFSICSLSKWDLLKACFARELLLMKRNAFIHITKAAQLGVFGLIIGTVFLRTRMGVDRIHANYYLGSLFYALMLMIVNGFPDLAMAIDRLPVFYKHRDNYFYPAWAYAIQSFILKVPFSLVGSVALTSISYYLIGYTPEASRFFRQLLVLFLMHTVTVSMFRCVASYCQTMVAGSVGGTLAFLVTLLFGGFLIPPTFLPNWLKWVFWVSPLSYAEIGLTGNEFLAPRWSEITISGVTLGRRILMDHGLDFSSYFYWISIGALIGFTLLFNIGFAIILTVKNPSSRAIISCDKITAFGGRNQDKDAENGGPNLHAETSLIPNSTGRMVLPFTPLTISFQDVNYYVDTPAEMRENGYTERKLQLIYNITGAFQPGVLSALMGVTRAGKTTLLDVLAGRKTGGVIEGDIRIGGYPKVQQTFARISGYCEQTDVHSPQITVGESVAYSAWLRLPPETDSKARDEFVNKVLETIELDEIRDSLVGVPGVNGLSTEQRKRLTIAVELVSNPSIIFMDEPTSGLDARAAAIVMRAVKNVADTGRTVVCTIHQPSINIFEAFDELMLMRRGGELIYAGPVGHHSCEVIQYFQAIPAIPRIKDNYNPSTWMLEVTSTSMEAQVGADFVQMYMASSMCKDKDMLVKRLSVPFPGTSDLHFPTQFPQKFREQFKACLWKQCLSYWRTPSYNLVRLASMLGFCIFFGALFWQRGNINHINDQQGLFTILGCMYGITMFTGTNICQAVMPFVSIERSVVYRERFAGMYSPWAYSFAQVAMEIPYVMVQVVMFMLIAYPMIGYAWTAAKFFWFMYTMSCTLLYFVYLGMMIVSLTPNIQLAFVLTAVCHSLQNLISGFLVPSPQIPRWWIWLYYISPMSWSLNVFFTTQFGDYNDRMIVVFAETKSVATFMKDYYGFRRDLLPLAAVALAVFPIVFAVLFGYSISKLNFQRR, encoded by the exons ATGGACAGGGTGGGCGTGCGGCAGCCGACGGTGGAGGTGCGGTGGCGTGGCGTGTGCGTCGACGCCGAGTGTCAGCTCGTTCGCGGCAAGCCGCTCCCGACGCTCCTCAACTCAGCCGTCTCCGGGCTCTCC CCGCTCACCACCATGCTGGGGTTCAAGTTCAACCGTGGCCAAGAAAGGATCCACATCCTCAAAGATGTCACCGGCATCCTAAAACCTTCCAG GATGACCCTTCTCCTTGGACCCCCGGGCTGTGGCAAAACCACCCTTTTGCTAGCACTTGCTGGAAAGCTCAACAAAAATCTCAAGGTGTCAGGAGAAATTGAATACAATGGTGTCAAGCTGCAAGATTTTGTTCCAGAGAAAACGGCAGCTTACATTGGCCAGTATGATCTTCATGTTCCTGAGATGACCGTCAGGGAGACACTCGACTTCTCTGCAAGATTTCAGGGCGTTGGCAGCAGAGCAG aaatcatgaAGGAAGTCATTAGAAGGGAGAAGGAGGCCGGGATCACCCCTGACCCCAATATAGACACCTACATGAAG GCAATATCTGTGGAAGGTTTGGAAAGAAGCATGCAAACAGACTACATTATGAAG ATAATGGGACTTGACACATGCTCTGATGTACTAGTCGGGGATGCCATGAGAAGAGGTATATCTGGCGGCGAGAAGAAAAGG TTACAAGCAGGAGAGATGATAGTAGGACCATCGAAAGTCCTCTTCATGGATGAAATATCAACTGGGCTGGACAGTTCTACCACCTTCCAAGTTGTTTCTTGCCTCCAACAGCTAGTTCATATATCAGAGTTTACCATACTCGTCTCACTCCTTCAACCAGCACCAGAGACCTACGAACTTTTTGACGATATTATATTGATGGCTGAAGGACAAATTATATACCATGGCCCTAAGAGCTGCATTATGAGTTTCTTTGAATCATGTGGCTTCAAGTGCCCAGAAAGAAAAGGATGCGCCGACTTCCTTCAAGAG GTCTTGTCAAAAAAGGATCAACAACAATACTGGAGCCGCACCGAAGAAAGATATAATTTTGTTACAGTTGACCAATTCTGTGATAAGTTCAAAGCATCCCAAACTGGTCAGGATCTTGCCGAGGAGCTTTCAAAGCCGTATGATGAATCAAAAGGACATAAGAATGCACTGTCCTTCAGTATCTGCTCATTATCCAAGTGGGATCTCCTCAaggcatgttttgcacgcgagctcCTTCTTATGAAAAGGAATGCCTTCATCCACATAACAAAAGCCGCTCAG CTTGGAGTATTTGGTCTTATTATTGGGACAGTATTTCTACGGACACGTATGGGTGTTGACAGAATTCATGCCAACTATTATTTGGGTTCACTCTTCTATGCACTCATGCTGATGATAGTGAATGGATTCCCTGACCTAGCCATGGCAATCGACAGACTGCCAGTCTTCTACAAACATAGAGACAACTACTTCTATCCTGCGTGGGCTTATGCAATACAATCTTTTATCCTAAAGGTTCCATTCTCTTTAGTTGGGTCGGTAGCTTTGACATCGATATCCTACTACTTGATTGGCTATACCCCAGAAGCATCCAG GTTTTTCCGTCAGCTCCTCGTCCTCTTCCTGATGCACACAGTAACCGTATCAATGTTCCGTTGTGTTGCCTCATACTGTCAAACAATGGTGGCTGGTTCTGTCGGTGGTACTTTGGCATTTCTAGTCACCCTTCTATTTGGGGGTTTCTTAATTCCTC CAACATTTCTACCTAATTGGTTAAAATGGGTATTTTGGGTATCTCCATTATCTTACGCGGAGATAGGCCTAACTGGAAATGAGTTTTTGGCACCAAGATGGTCAGAG ATCACTATATCTGGCGTAACACTTGGAAGAAGGATACTAATGGATCACGGTCTAGACTTCTCCAGCTACTTCTACTGGATCTCAATTGGAGCATTGATTGGCTTTACTTTGTTGTTCAATATAGGATTTGCCATCATCTTGACCGTTAAAAACC CATCTTCTCGTGCTATTATCTCTTGCGATAAGATTACCGCATTTGGTGGAAGAAACCAAGATAAGGATGCGGAAAATGGGGGGCCTAATTTACATGCAGAAACTTCATTGATACCTAATAGCACTG GGAGGATGGTATTGCCTTTCACACCCCTTACAATATCTTTCCAGGATGTCAACTACTACGTAGACACCCCCGCG GAAATGAGGGAGAATGGTTACACCGAAAGAAAACTGCAACTAATCTATAATATCACAGGAGCATTTCAGCCAGGGGTTCTCTCGGCACTCATGGGTGTTACTAGAGCGGGGAAAAcaacactccttgatgttcttgctgGAAGGAAAACGGGCGGTGTTATTGAAGGGGACATAAGAATAGGGGGTTATCCTAAAGTTCAGCAAACTTTTGCTAGGATATCAGGCTACTGTGAACAGACTGATGTTCATTCCCCACAAATCACAGTGGGCGAATCAGTTGCATATTCAGCTTGGTTGCGCCTTCCACCAGAAACTGATTCAAAAGCAAGAGAT GAATTTGTCAATAAAGTTCTTGAAACAATTGAGCTGGATGAAATTAGAGATTCTTTGGTTGGAGTACCAGGGGTAAATGGATTGTCGACAGAGCAACGGAAACGACTCACTATAGCAGTCGAGCTTGTGTCTAACCCTTCGATCATATTCATGGATGAGCCAACATCAGGCTTGGATGCAAGGGCAGCTGCTATTGTCATGCGTGCAGTCAAGAACGTTGCAGATACAGGTCGAACAGTCGTGTGCACCATTCACCAACCAAGTATCAATATATTTGAAGCATTTGATGAG TTGATGCTCATGAGAAGAGGTGGAGAGTTGATCTATGCTGGGCCAGTTGGACACCATTCTTGTGAGGTCATCCAATATTTCCAG GCAATACCTGCGATACCCAGGATCAAGGACAACTACAACCCATCAACATGGATGCTAGAAGTTACTTCTACATCTATGGAAGCTCAAGTGGGAGCAGATTTTGTACAAATGTACATGGCATCGTCAATGTGCAA GGACAAGGACATGCTGGTAAAGCGCTTGAGCGTACCATTTCCAGGCACGAGTGACCTTCATTTCCCGACACAGTTTCCGCAGAAGTTTCGGGAGCAATTCAAAGCTTGTCTCTGGAAGCAGTGTTTGTCGTATTGGAGAACCCCTTCCTACAACCTGGTGCGATTGGCGTCCATGTTAGGCTTCTGCATTTTCTTTGGTGCGTTGTTCTGGCAGCGAGgcaacatcaatcacat AAACGACCAGCAAGGCCTCTTCACCATATTGGGGTGCATGTATGGAATCACTATGTTCACCGGCACCAACATTTGTCAGGCCGTGATGCCATTCGTCTCAATCGAGCGCTCCGTCGTGTACAGGGAGAGGTTTGCAGGGATGTACTCTCCTTGGGCCTACTCTTTTGCGCAG GTTGCCATGGAGATACCTTATGTGATGGTGCAGGTGGTGATGTTCATGTTGATAGCATATCCGATGATAGGTTATGCGTGGACAGCGGCAAAATTCTTCTGGTTCATGTACACCATGTCATGCACGCTGCTCTACTTCGTCTACCTGGGAATGATGATTGTGTCGCTCACCCCTAATATCCAACTTGCATTTGTACTTACAGCTGTGTGCCACAGCCTACAAAACCTCATCTCCGGCTTTCTCGTGCCTTCGCCG CAAATACCGAGATGGTGGATATGGCTCTACTACATCTCCCCAATGTCGTGGTCGCTCAACGTCTTCTTCACCACGCAGTTCGGGGATTATAACGACAGGATGATAGTCGTATTTGCAGAGACCAAATCTGTCGCAACGTTCATGAAGGACTACTATGGTTTTCGACGTGACCTGCTGCCGCTGGCAGCCGTGGCTCTAGCGGTGTTCCCCATCGTTTTTGCTGTCCTCTTCGGTTACAGCATCTCAAAGCTCAATTTCCAACGGAGATAA